The sequence TTTGCGGATCGGGGACGCTTGCGATCGAAGCAGCCATGATCGGTCAGAACATTGCGCCGGGGTTTAACCGTGACTTTGTATCTGAGGAGTGGCACTGGATTGGGGAAGAGCGATGGAGACAAGCACGTGAAGAGGTCGAAGATTTGGCTAATTATGACCAGCCTCTTGATATCATTGGATCAGATATTGACCACCGAGCCGTTGAACTAGCAAAGGGGAATGCACTGGAAGCAGGGTTAGGCGATGTGATCCAATTTAAACAAATGCAAATGAAAGATTTTCGCCATAAGCGCCCATACGGAATTTTAGTTGGCAATCCCCCCTACGGCGAACGGTTAGGGGAGCGAAAAGAAGTTGAGCATTTGTACAAAGAAATGGGACAAGTCATGGCTTTACATGATACGTGGTCTGTTTATGTGTTAACTTCCCACGAGGAGTTTGAACAGCTATATGGCAAAAAAGCGAACAAAAAACGCAAACTTTATAACGGCAACATTAAAACAGACTTCTATCAATTTTTTGGGCCACGTCCACCAAAACAAGATTAGTTTTACCGAAAGCCCGCGCATAAGCGGGCTTTTCGATACGAAGACTTATCAGGGAGGAACAAGATGAAAATAGGAACGATTGGCACTGGCTCGATTGTAGATTTATTTTTAACCGCTTTAAAAGACATAGACGGGGCTGAATGTGTTGCCATGTACTCCCGTAAAGAAGAAACAGCGAGGCCATTAGCTGAGAAACACAAAATAACGACGATCTACACTGATTTAGCAAACATGTTAGCTGACCCAGCAATTGACTTTATTTACGTAGCCTCGCCAAACAGTTTCCATTTTAGCCATACGTACCAGGCATTACAAAATGGAAAACACGTTATCTGTGAAAAGCCATTTACGTCGACCGTACGAGAATCAGAACGAGTAATGGAACTTGCTCGCAAAAAACAATTAATGGTGTTCGAAGCGATTACAACGATTCATTTGCCAAATTATCAACTTATTAAAGAACAGATTGGCAAATTGGGCCAGCTTAAGCTTATTCAATGCAATTATAGTCAATATTCTAGCCGCTATGATCTCCTAAAGGCTGGTGAAACCCCAAATGTGTTTAATCCGCAATTTTCTGGCGGTGCATTAGCCGATATCAATATTTACAATCTTCATTTTGTCCTTCATTTATTTGGAGCGCCTGAGTCAGTTGCCTATACTGCAAACAAACATCCAAATGGAATAGACACTTCAGGAGTCGTCGTATTAAAATACCGTGATTTTGTCGCTGAGTGTGTGGGCGCTAAAGATACAAGAAGCAAAAATTTTGTTTTGATACAAGGAGAAAAAGGGTACATTCATGTTGAAAATGGCGCAAATGGGTGCCGCAATGTGAGTGTGCATTTACAAGACCAAGTAATCGATTTGAATGAACAAACGAGTAGTAACCTGATGTATTACGAACTTCTTGCATTCAAAGATATCTATGACAAACAGCAATATAACCGTTGTGAAGAATTACTAAAGCATTCTTACTCTGTTATGCAAGTATTTGAAAAAGCAAGACAGTCGGCAAATATTGTTTTTGCGGCTGATCAGCAATAAACAGGATTAGGACTTATTCCAGCCGATAGCGCCTACTTCAACAACGATAAGAGGCGTCGTCGGCTATTTGTGTGAATAAAAGTGGCAAGCTATTTTTCCATATACCTGCTCGATAGGACCATCGCAGAATTTCCTTCGTAATGCCTTACTTTTTTACAATCTGTTCACAGGTACTGCCTTAAAGGATAGCGGTTCGTTTCCGATATAAAAGGGGAGTGTGGTTTAAACATGACCAAATGAGGTGTAATGAAGGTGGTGTATACAAAGATTTAATTACCATAAGAAATAATATGTAAATAAGTTCGGCAATGACCCCCACTTATCTTGGGCGTTACATGTGTCGAGATTTGTTTGATAGGTACCAATGAAGCTGTAGAAGTGCGTAGGGGGAGTATGAATGCCAAAAGTTGCGTCAATGATGGTGAAATTTATGAAGGAAAAAGGTTGCGAGACGGTTTTTGGCGTTCCTGGAAAACCGGTTGTTCCACTGATCTTGGCAATGGAGGAAAGTGGAATATCGTTTGTCCTGGCTAGACATGAAGGTGGCGCAGGCTTTATGGCTACTGGATATGCCTTGCAAACAGGTGGACTAGGAGTGGCAATCGGGACGTCTGGTCCAGGGGGCACAAACATGATCACTGCGGCTGCCCAGGCCCAAGCCTTCCATGCGCCCGTTTTATTCATTACAGGACATCCGCCACTTTCACAATCAGGGATGGCGCTTGGCCAGGATTCAAGCATGTTTGGCACTGACTTAGTAGCTTTGTTCAAGCCTGTAACAAAATTCAGCGCGAAAGTCGAAAGCAAAGGAATGCTCAAACGCTATTTACAGCATGCGGAAGAGCAGGCGTTGACCGGAGCAAAAGGGCCGGTCCATTTGTCCGTTCCGTTGGATATTTTGATTGAGGAAGTGGACGAATTTACGCTTTCTCGTTTACCGGTGCAAGACCATCTACGCTCAGGAAACATTCAACTAGCAATTAAAGCATTAAATAGAGCAAAACGTCCACTCATGTTAGTTGGAAAAGGGGCCCATCTTTCTGGTGCTTATAAGGAAGTTGAACAAGTAGCAGAAAAGTGGAGTATACCTGTTGTGACGACTCCTGGTGGAAAAGGGACGTTTGTGACCGATCATCCTCTTTCTCTTGGCAGTCTCGGATTAGGCGGTACAGAAGGAGCTGCTGCTTATGTAAAAGATAAGCAGATTGACCTGCTTCTTGTAGTAGGCTCAAAACTAAGCGATATGTCAACAGTAGGGCTTACAGCAGGAGGAATGCCAAGTCAAGTGCTCCATTTTGATTATCAAGGGCTGTTTGTCGGGAAATCGCTGCCTGCTGATACGCTGTTTGTCCAAGGAGACGCCAAAATCAATTTACAGCAACTGCTGCTTGAGGCAAAGGAATTTCCACAACGGCAACAGGTTGATTTGCGAGAGTACAGAGACAGGAACCGCGCGCCAGTCGATGTTTGTGATCGACTTTCTACCGCGCAAATAATGGGCGTACTTCGGGAAGTGCTGCCAGCAGACACCGTTGTTTATGGAGATGACGGCAGCCATACGTTTTATGCAATTAAGCATTTTCGAACATTGGTTCCGGGAACGTTTTACTTCGATGATGTGTTTGGTGCAATGGGCCATGCGATCGGTCTTTCAATAGGGGCAAAGCTGGCTCAGCCTCAACAACCAATTGCTTGTTTTACTGGAGATGGCTGCTTATACATGCACGGGACAGAAATAGCCACAGCAGTCGACCAAAAAGCGAATGTCATATTCGTTGTCTTTAATAATGGCATGCTTGATATGGTTGATAAAGGAATGAAGCATAATTTAGGTCGGACAGCAGGAACAAGGTTTGAACAGGAAATCAATGCTGCTCTATTTGCAGAATCTTTAGGGGCAAAAGGGTTTCGTTGCAAAACTGCGGCAGAAGTGAAAGAAGCGGTGCAGAAAGGTAACCAATTTGAGGGGCCAGTAGTGGTAGAAGTCATCGTCAGCAAAGAAGAGACGCCGCCAACGCTCGGACGAGGGTAAAGAAAGGAACTCAAACCATGGAAAAAGCACAATTAGGATGGAAACAAATTGAAGAAATGGCGGGTGAAGCAGGGATCGAGGCGATGAAGGCAGTCGAAGCGTTTTCACCGCGCCTTGCGAAGCTAGCGCTTGAGTTTGGTTATGGCGATGTATATGCGGGAGAAGCACTTGACTTAAAACAACGGGCGTTAATTACGCTTTCTTCTTTAATTACACAAGGGGACCAAGGCAGGGGGCTAACCTATCATTACAAAGCAGCATTGCGTGTCGGGGTGTCAAAGGAAGAGATTTTGGAAGTCATTAATCATTGCAGTGCGTATGCCGGATTTCCAAAAGCAATCCATGCGTTATTTGTATTTAAGCAAGTATGTGATGAATACACACCATAGCAATTAGCCACATACCAAGGCTCGTTTTTCGGTTTTACAACATTTGAATTGGGGGAAGCAAAAATGGCAAAATTTGAAACGAAAATAAAAGGTGACGTTTTTTACTTCAAGTATTTGGAAATGGCTGCGACTGTGGAGGAAGCGAAAGAACAAGCTGCTTTTGTCAAAAGCGAACTAAGCAAGCCAGGCATAAAGAAATTCCTAAATGACAATAGCCATATTAAAACGGTTGCCAAACCAGAAGTGAGCGAAATATGGGGAGAATTAATGGAGTGGGTAGCCAGCAATGTTGATAAGAATGCCACAATTACGCCGAATGTTACATTGAAAATGCAGTTAAACCGCTTGTCAAAAAAGGCGGGAACGTATGAAAGCGTGCGGGCATTTACTGATTTAGACCAGGCACTTGCGTTTATTGGCGCTCCCGATTTTAAAATGTAAATGAGAAGATAGAAAGGCGCGGTTAGCAAATATGAAAAGAAAAAATTCAGTTTATAAGCAACTGCGAATTCGATTAGCTGGCTGCACCCTTATAGCGATGATTGTCCCGGTTGTCGTACTGGCAATTGCTGGGCAACTTAGTTATCCCTTTTCGTTTGCTCGTTTTGAACTGTGGGTGAGCCTTATAATTGCCGGAGGAATCACCGTGCTCCTTGCTGGCTATTTCTCCAAGCGCATGTTTGCCCCTTTAAAAAAAGCAGAACAACAGATCAATCTTGATGCAATTAAAGAAGGGAAAGCTGCGAGTCAGCTCGAGAAGCTGCTTGAGGCGCTTACGGTAAAAGACAATCAAGAAAAGAACAACCAGCTAACTGCAAAAACAACTACCGTTTCCGCACAATTGCAAGCATCTGCCGCTGAAACAAGCGAAGGGGTAGCGGAGATTGCAGAAGTGATGCAGGAAGTAGCGGCAGGCAACACAGGACAAGTAGAAGCTATCCAAAACGTGAACAGCACAGCTGCGGAAATTGTCTTTAACGTAAAAGAAGTATTAGAAAGCACGGAATTTGTCGCCCAATCTTCGCAAACCGCTTTAACTCATACTAAAAACGGGAACAAAGCCGTCGAAAATATTGCAGCCCAAATTGATCTGATTGGTGATCATGTCCAGCATTCCCACGAAGTCATTCGTGAGCTTGGAAAAAAGACAGAGCAAATTGAACAGATTCTGACATTTATTATCGGGATTTCGAAACAAACCAATTTGCTAGCCCTTAATGCCGAAATTGAAGCAGCGCGGGCAGGCGAACATGGAAGGGGATTTGCTGTGGTCGCCAACGAAGTACGATCATTAGCAGAACAAACAAATGTAGCGACAAGCGATATTCAAGAGATCATTTCTGAAATTCATCAGCAAAGCAGACAAGCAGCCGAAGTGATTGAAAAAAGCACAGTTTCTGTGGAAGACGGAATAACGATGAGCCGTGAAGTTGGCACTGTCTTTAAAGACATTTACGACAATGCTCTTGAAGTCGATGAGTTTATCCAAGATGTCTCAGAATCTATTCGCGACGTCTCTAGCCATATGGACCGCATTTCGGGCACGATTGCTGATATTTCTGCGATAGCGGCACAAGCAAATGGCAGCATACAACATGTAGCGGCAGTAGTGGAAGAACTGAGCGCATCGATGCAAGAAATCTCTGCTTCAGCGACTGTTTTAACAGATGTTGTTTACGAACTCGATACGCAGTTAACTTAATGAATGAATTGGCGACAGCCCTTTATCGGTGCTGTTGCCGTTTTTAGTTGGCTATTTTGCATGAAAAAGTTTCCTTAGGTCAATTTTTTTGT is a genomic window of Shouchella clausii containing:
- a CDS encoding Gfo/Idh/MocA family protein; protein product: MKIGTIGTGSIVDLFLTALKDIDGAECVAMYSRKEETARPLAEKHKITTIYTDLANMLADPAIDFIYVASPNSFHFSHTYQALQNGKHVICEKPFTSTVRESERVMELARKKQLMVFEAITTIHLPNYQLIKEQIGKLGQLKLIQCNYSQYSSRYDLLKAGETPNVFNPQFSGGALADINIYNLHFVLHLFGAPESVAYTANKHPNGIDTSGVVVLKYRDFVAECVGAKDTRSKNFVLIQGEKGYIHVENGANGCRNVSVHLQDQVIDLNEQTSSNLMYYELLAFKDIYDKQQYNRCEELLKHSYSVMQVFEKARQSANIVFAADQQ
- a CDS encoding thiamine pyrophosphate-binding protein, whose translation is MPKVASMMVKFMKEKGCETVFGVPGKPVVPLILAMEESGISFVLARHEGGAGFMATGYALQTGGLGVAIGTSGPGGTNMITAAAQAQAFHAPVLFITGHPPLSQSGMALGQDSSMFGTDLVALFKPVTKFSAKVESKGMLKRYLQHAEEQALTGAKGPVHLSVPLDILIEEVDEFTLSRLPVQDHLRSGNIQLAIKALNRAKRPLMLVGKGAHLSGAYKEVEQVAEKWSIPVVTTPGGKGTFVTDHPLSLGSLGLGGTEGAAAYVKDKQIDLLLVVGSKLSDMSTVGLTAGGMPSQVLHFDYQGLFVGKSLPADTLFVQGDAKINLQQLLLEAKEFPQRQQVDLREYRDRNRAPVDVCDRLSTAQIMGVLREVLPADTVVYGDDGSHTFYAIKHFRTLVPGTFYFDDVFGAMGHAIGLSIGAKLAQPQQPIACFTGDGCLYMHGTEIATAVDQKANVIFVVFNNGMLDMVDKGMKHNLGRTAGTRFEQEINAALFAESLGAKGFRCKTAAEVKEAVQKGNQFEGPVVVEVIVSKEETPPTLGRG
- a CDS encoding carboxymuconolactone decarboxylase family protein, with translation MEKAQLGWKQIEEMAGEAGIEAMKAVEAFSPRLAKLALEFGYGDVYAGEALDLKQRALITLSSLITQGDQGRGLTYHYKAALRVGVSKEEILEVINHCSAYAGFPKAIHALFVFKQVCDEYTP
- a CDS encoding methyl-accepting chemotaxis protein yields the protein MKRKNSVYKQLRIRLAGCTLIAMIVPVVVLAIAGQLSYPFSFARFELWVSLIIAGGITVLLAGYFSKRMFAPLKKAEQQINLDAIKEGKAASQLEKLLEALTVKDNQEKNNQLTAKTTTVSAQLQASAAETSEGVAEIAEVMQEVAAGNTGQVEAIQNVNSTAAEIVFNVKEVLESTEFVAQSSQTALTHTKNGNKAVENIAAQIDLIGDHVQHSHEVIRELGKKTEQIEQILTFIIGISKQTNLLALNAEIEAARAGEHGRGFAVVANEVRSLAEQTNVATSDIQEIISEIHQQSRQAAEVIEKSTVSVEDGITMSREVGTVFKDIYDNALEVDEFIQDVSESIRDVSSHMDRISGTIADISAIAAQANGSIQHVAAVVEELSASMQEISASATVLTDVVYELDTQLT